The segment CCTCACCATGCAGGAGGGAACCTTCCAGGGTTTCCTCAAGGAGGTGGGTGAGGGGTTTCGCCGTGGGGAACCCCTCTTTCAGGTGGAAAGCGACAAGGCCTTGGTGGAGGTGGAGGCCGAGGCGGATGGCGTCTTGAGGGAGGCCTTGGCGGAGGTAGGCAGAACCTACCCCGTGGGCGCAATTCTCGGGTACTACGAGGAGGTGTGAGATGAAGAGGATCTTGACCGGCATCCTGGTGCTCTTGGGACTTGCTTTCGCCCAGTTCAAGAGCGAGTACAAGCTCTCCGTGGTGGTGGCTCCCAACACCGCCTGGGGCATGGGAGCCCAGAAGTTCGCCGATCTGGTCAAGGAAAAGACGGGGGGCCGGGTCAACATCAAGGTGTACTTCTCGGGCCAGCTCTTTGCCGGACAGCAGACCAACGAGTTCCAGCTTCTGCGCACCGGCGTGGCGGATTTCGCCATTGGCTCCACCATCAACTGGTCTCCCCAGGTGAAGGAGCTGAACCTCTTCAACCTGCCCTTCTTCTTCCCCAGCTATAAGGAGCTGGACGCGGTGGAGGAGGGCCAGGCGGGCAAGGCCATCTTCCAAAGGCTCCGGCAGCTTGGCGCCGAGCCCCTTGCCTGGGGGGAGAACGGATACCGGCAGCTCACCAACTCCAAGCGGCCCGTCCGCACCCCGGAGGACCTCCAGGGGCTGAAGATCCGGGTGGTGGGGGCCCCTATCTTCATCGATACCTTCCGTGCCCTTGGGGCTAACCCCACCTCCATGAGCTGGGCGGAGGTGCTGACCGCCCTGCAGCAAGGGGTCATTGAGGGCCAGGAGAACCCCATCGTGGGGGTGATCATTCCCTACAAGCTCTGGGAGCTTGGGCAGCGCTACCTCACGGTGTGGAACTACGTGATCGATCCCCTGATCTTCGCCGCCAGCGCCCAGACCTGGCGCACCTTCCC is part of the Thermus caldilimi genome and harbors:
- a CDS encoding DctP family TRAP transporter solute-binding subunit, with translation MKRILTGILVLLGLAFAQFKSEYKLSVVVAPNTAWGMGAQKFADLVKEKTGGRVNIKVYFSGQLFAGQQTNEFQLLRTGVADFAIGSTINWSPQVKELNLFNLPFFFPSYKELDAVEEGQAGKAIFQRLRQLGAEPLAWGENGYRQLTNSKRPVRTPEDLQGLKIRVVGAPIFIDTFRALGANPTSMSWAEVLTALQQGVIEGQENPIVGVIIPYKLWELGQRYLTVWNYVIDPLIFAASAQTWRTFPSDVQKAIQEAALEAARYQKALARAGMDDGTALRYLSSLGVKVEITDPLAYLRSQGVQVTVLTPLEIGRFRERVSGVVQRWMGEIGGTLIVQAEADKKRAK
- a CDS encoding lipoyl domain-containing protein; translation: MALKPILMPQLGLTMQEGTFQGFLKEVGEGFRRGEPLFQVESDKALVEVEAEADGVLREALAEVGRTYPVGAILGYYEEV